The genome window TGACACTATGATTCTTAGCTGACCAAATAGAGCCTTTTATAATATGGTTTTTTTGGTACATGGAGGACCCattaaacttataaaattacATAAGGAGtttctgattttctttttctgtttctttaccTCTACTCTCTTAGAATAGATAAAAAGTCAATCTATTAATTACACAAGGAGCTGGCCTATATAGTAGACAGAATGACATCCCCAGTTGATGATCACCTACACCATTAAGGAAAACCTTAACTTCGCCAACTAGCATAACTTAATTAGTTTATTGCCAGATTGATAAAGAGGTCTTTCTAGACAGATCACTGCTTTTTTAACTAGATGATTCCTGGTTGTTGAAGGACCACTTCTACAGCATATAATGTGTATAGATTTGAAAGAATTGGCCTTCTTTAATCATTACTCTTGTACGAATGTTTACagaattaatataataattaacaGTTTACAATCTTGCATAGGATCTAGATCATAATGTATTACCAACAAAAGACAAACTAAATTGATGGATAGGAATTAGGAAAGAGGTAAGAAACAGAGTTGAATGGCCACTTGATGACAAAAGCTTTCACACGATTTAGGTGGCACCTTCATTATCTCTAATATTTGTTTAGGAAGCAAGTAATGCTTATCATCAAAGGGGTGTAAAGGCACTGGTATGAAAGAGGCAATCACATCAGAGTGATCTGAACTAGAACCTTAATGCAAGTAGTGAGACACTTCCCCATCCTTGCTTTTGCTGGTCCAGCTATAACATTGTTTTCTTTCcttaggcaaaaaaaaaatttccatgctTGGATATCTTCACAGACCTCTCAAAAGAAGGCTTATTCAAGATTAAATGGAAAACCACACAAAAAGCCAAGTATCATGTAAAGCAGATATTAAGATCCACCAGGTGCATGTGTTACTAATCAAATTATAAGTTAGGAATTAGGAAAGAGGAAAGAAACAGAGTTAATTCCCTTTAAAGCAAAATGCATGAGTTGACTTTAGAGTATTCCGAGAGCTCAAATCTTTATTAGATTTGTAAACTGTGAACTGCCttcagaaaaaatatatatatactagaaagaaaaattaaaatagaagtAGAAAGGAGTAGTAATAAAGGGAAGGTTGGTATTGTTGCATGTCTCTTTGGGTCAAGGGGGTTGATTCTTTGCTTCTTTAAAAATAATGCAAACCAATCTTTTGCAGTTTTGCCTAACAAGCAAAAGAGAGTTTCATGCTGGACTTATGTATATCTAGACAGAGGAGAAGCAAAATTAAGTTGCTTAAAAGTAacatcttccttttatagccAAGATAAATCCCAACTGTCTAATAATGAGGacatttattttatctttttctttttgtaactGTTTTTGTTCTGAATTGTAATTATCGAAATTGAAcctcaaaaactaaaatagattaAAAAGTCCAGATATTGGGCAAGGTTTTACCCCCATAAGCTCCACATCATCAACGGCTCAACGATCTTTTCGTTTCCTCACAACTGCCTTCGCCGGTCTCGTCTTACCTGAAATTCAAAGGGATCACACATTACTTGAATGCACACATTCCCTATGCTTAATTTAATTATCAGAAAATGTTTGATCTGAGTATGATCATCACTTAAAGCACACAACATCATATGCAAGTCCTGTGACATTCTATTAAGGTAAATGATAAACAGTTTACATAGCATGGAGATGCACTgcctaaataataaaatataatgcaaACTGAGCACAAGATTGTTAATCTGAACAATCTGATGAACATGTAGCAGTTAAGAAAGATGCCTTCATAGCTATGCAAATAATTACTTTATCATTATGAAAATAGAAGACTAGGACATATAATGACATAGTAATAATTCCTTTATGAGTTTTATATGTCTTTTATAATTATGCGCAGTCTATGGATAGCTTCCATGTACTCGataataaatcatgttatttaCCGTCACCGGTCCCACAACCAGGGGGATGTATGTCAGTGCGGAGTGATCTTCGCAACCCATGTACCGGCACTATATTATCACCCTGTATCTGTTCGATCTGTGCAGCCAGTTCTTCAGGGTTAGGAAGTGAAGGGTCCTGGGTGGGCTCAGCTTGAACTATCGGTGGTGTCGGTCGGCCAGGGGTGGGTACAAATATACAGCCACCGTCATGGGCAGAGTCGGCAAACAATGGGGGAGACAGCCGAGTGGGTGGTGGGGACCGAGGGCCAGCTTGGGCACAGGATGTGTGTTCTGCACTATTCTCATGGCCAGGGGGGTGGGATGGCTGGGCAGCAGCGTCAGACGTGCATCGCGATGACCCGACACCATCCATGTACATGCCCCAGTCGCCCTCCAACGCCTCATCATCTGCAGAAAAACAGTTGCATTTATTAAGATAACCACAAGGGATTGAGTCATAAAATGTCTTACTATTTGCAGCGTAGATATGATTAAATGGCATTTGACCCTTTAAACTCGCTTAATTTGGGTGCATGAGACCTCTCATATACACACTCACATGCACACAAATGCAAATACAAAATGAAGCCTTATGGTTGCTTTCTTTTCCGGTCCAGTGTTCTTACTCTGTATTCTAATTAAACCCGTGCCATTTGCAATGGCAGTATCATATTTTGCCCCAAGCTaaagaaaatgggcaaatgcccattccaaaaaaacaatctagcattttgccgtctttcccaaattaattagggaaatacccctctttttaGACTCGattttctgtaaaaaaaaatgaattaagccctatagtgacatttttaaggatcctatagtgacgttttaaggaactatagtggcattttataaTCCAATCTCCATGAAGTcaagttacatgcaatttttttctctttttgttacctataactcgacttcatggaaatcggattacaaaacgccactataggtccttaaaacgtcactatagaatcctaaaaaacgtcactatagagctTAACTTGATTTTcagaaaattgagtttaaacAGAGGGGCatttcctaattaatttggaaaatacggtaaaatgctagattgtttttttgaaaggggcaaaagccaattttttcaTACAATAATTATGTCAActttaacaataatatttaagaAATGAAGTTGCCGTTTTAGGATGAAAAAATTTTTCTGACTGAGACTGGAGAAATATTACTTCCACTATCAATTATTACAAAATGTTCATAAAAAttctctctcaatgtttttgtgtttttgttaacTCGATTATTTCAACACTCTGTATTCATTCAACTGAGAATGGAAGACAACAAAGTCCAAAAACAAAGGTAGAGCAGACCTGAAAACACATAGCAGTTACAAAGCTgatacaataacaataaaacattGTTTCTAACAAAAGATTCAAAATGTGAAGTGTAACCAAGGGCCAAGTGAATACGGTGTAAACCCTATTGTAAAGTGTAAACCCTACAAGACAAGGGCCAAATGCGTAAGCAATCGCTTGACCCGCACCTAGTGCATGTCGTTCATAGAATCCAATAACTATTGTCTAGTGTAAACCCTTCCCAATAAAACTAATACTTACGCCACCTAGACGAGTTACATATAAACCTTGTTTTGTTGGTAAAATctaataaaactttgtttttaattcattattggCATATTAAAttaagtataataaaaaaatttataaaacaaaacctTTGAATTACAAAGTCCAGCTTTGTTTACTTGTTTATActctattattgttattattactattttttaaactctaattttatGAACCTCATAGTGTGATCACAACTTTGAATTTCCTCATATAATGCTAATTTTATGTTCATGGTTGCGtagcaatatttttaaaaggaattACATTGGCATCCATAGTGGTCTGTGCTTTATATgatgaaaaaatgattttgctGGACTTTTGTTTTCATACATACGCATAATATATTAGCATTGATGTGTATATGTTAAAAGTGGATAATAGTATTGTGATTGTAGTTGATAAGGAATGAATGAAACAAGTTTGCATGTCTTAAAcgtcaatacatatatatatcgCTTGGAAGAAAAAAGTGCTTATTCCCATTGGTTAATATTTAAAGTGCTTAGTCTTAATATTTAAAGTTTGGCAGAACATTGTAACGCTACTAATTATACCATAATTATGAGAAGGAAGTGAAAATTAACACTAAAAACTAGTTACCAAACAATATATACTTTGCTACTATCATATGTCCTCTAAATAAATTACAACTGAAAGTAGTAGAAGTTAAATTCAGTAAGAATTGAAGGTATTAGAGTTGGAAGTTACCCAAGACATCGTCATCCTCGTGACCACCTCCACGACCTCCACTGTATGCATGACCTCCACTGCGTCCACGCCCTCTAGACCCACGACCTCCCCCACCACGGCCTGTAGCCTGTGTGCTCGCCTCAGTCACCGTGGCACGCGCATTCTCCAATGCCGCTCGGCTCATCTCTCCGACAAGGTCCAGCGTCCTCTTCAGGTGATTGTACACTGCGGAGTTTGGTTCGCATTGCAATAGTAATTCCACAGTGGACTCAACCTGCGAAATAAATGAGTCCCGTTAAAACTTCtttgtttagttttgtgttGTGCAACACTAGGCCTTTAAGTCCACAGCACTAAatctattttatctttattttttttaacaaataatttatatatatatatatatatatatataaaacttaaattCTCGTAATGCATGCAGCAACACACATATATTGTCAATCCATAAAAGAAGCATCGAATTGTTGCCTTACCATGATTTCCCAATACGCCGAGTCGCGTGTAATGTACCGTCTCGTCGTCTTTCGGTAGGACTCCATGTAAGCAGCAAGGTATGTCGTGTCCCCATCCAATGCCGGTGCGTCAGCAATATGTTCCTCTCTATAGGCCCATCGGTCAATGTAGACAACATGCTCTTGCACCCAATCCTTATCTAGTTTACCTTGGAGGGAGATTTTGTGGAGATGAACGGATGTATCTACAATATCCGGTGGCACTTGCTTCATCCCGAATTGACGAAAGACACGTTCGGGATGATGATCCTCTACTATCCAAAAATAGATCAATGGCACATCGGCCCTCCATATTTGTCGGCCGGCAGTGCAATATGGGGGCAACAACTCTAGGACATCGCTGTAGGGCTCCCAAACAACCTGCAGAAATGGTCAACAATTAGATGCCTGCCAACAATAAGAGAACCTCAGAGTGCTACCGGTGTGGCAGCCACACAATAAAGAGCTATGATGCTTGAATCAGAAAATATGATGAAGGAGAGAATTACTTATTAATTATGACTGTCACCTTATACCTATGTATGATTTGAGTTCTTTCTTACATAGAGTTGTTATTTCATGTcatcaaaaacattttcttaTCTGTATACGTATTCCTTTATTGGCTCGAGCTATAACTTGGCATCAGTAATATGTCTACAATTATAGCATGCATGCTTACTTTTTATGTATCATTGAATTtccaataattttatatttatggtCATGAATCATGATATGCATGAATGTGGTTCCCCACTAATTATCTCTGACTTTGGCAAAGGTTTGTTTGTCGGATAAAGTGAAGGTGACTTGAGAAAATCCTGATATATAATTTAGACTCTCAGACATTGATTCATAATCAAAATTAAACGTAATTCTTCTCCAAGAATTTCTTATAGTGCTGGATTTATGAGTTAACATATTATTCTTTGCACTTCAATTAGAACAAACAGTATCACTCGACGATCATATGTGGACAACGTGAAAAAAGACAAATTAGTTGTACTTGTCATGATGACTACTTTGATAACTCAGCTAGTGTGTCCTACATCTTTATCATGCACTTCAACTTTATGAAAGAATTGATGGTTCTTGCATTTATATGATTGTaaccaaataaaagataaaatacaagGTATCCATGATGAAATTGGTCATAGGTCGGAGTACAGTTTATCATGAATTAAATTCTGCTGATGTTGTGAGTCCATATGAACTCACCACAGTGATTATGTTATATTATCAGTCAAGGTTGTAAATTTCTATCAATCACATCCAACTTTTGCTGTGGATAGCAAATACACAGTTATCTAGGTTTCCTATAGAACAAACTGCACTCATTTTTTGAGATACTATATTTTTCCTTACacctttttgaagattttgatcATATAAAACTGTGGTTTAAAGCTAGCTAGTAAGGACATCATTCAAAATCTGCACACATAATAACATgagaaattttcttgaatttaaatatGAGAGGAAGTCGTTTGAGATACTTTGATTATTTTAGAGGAAAATGATTAATGCACTAATTACAACAAGtgacttgtttgaagttgggaagtaaaaaaagatagaggaagACAAAAATGACATTAATAGAAGTTGTAAACTTTGATATGTCCATTAAGGAAGTAAGGTAACAAATAGTATGATTTCGATTCAATAAAATGACCAGCAAAAAAGAGTTCATATGGTCGACCTGACTAATTTGTTGAGTATATCTAGAACCgacccaaaaattttgaaactaatgcttcattgttgtttttgtaaaaggaaaaaggattaAAAAGGACTAGAACAAATTGATCTTGTTGAAACCACAAGCATTGAACAAATGAAAAGGGTGGTCTTAACTTCTTTTTGAAGTTATATTAGCAACAATTGCTGGTGGAAGGAAGAAAACACCAGTGGTTAGGAGGTGAGAAATTAAGTTGTCTTTAGAACCTTAATTAAGATTGGCAGTTAAGAAGATTCTGGTTACCAAATTAAGGATAtgactatatataaatatatatatactaataaatAGTTAGATCAgaatcactttttctttttctcttcccaTGCTTTCTTAGCTGCACCCAAATGTACTTTTCAGAAGGACCTAATGTTGAGACTTTATGATCCATTGCCCCACTAGATTATGTCATGACCTCATCAAAGAATCAAATTGTGTATTATTGAAGCCACTTCTTAACTGATTAACTGTATTTCAGTAATATGTTTGGAGGTTGCTGACGAATCAAGCTAATGCTATTCTCGTGACAACTAGAAAAGAAGCATTGCTCACTGCTCTCTGATTGATGCTTTTAGCAGAGTCATCCtatccaaaaaattttcttttctgttggttCACAAGACATGGGTAGTGGGTGTTTGGTTTCTGATGAGCAAAAGTTTTGAAGTTGTTAGGCTAACTATACAGCTATCCTGTCTTGTTCTTGATGAATTTTACTCGCTTTTTGTTCTGACTCATTTTCCTTTCTATGAAGTCAAGGTTCTGCAACTTGACCACCATGTTTGACTTGTTGAGGCAGTGTCGACATAAGCCTAGAGTTGCAGTagcattcaaaattttaattgtttcacAAAGTCTAGCTAATTCAGGATGCAGCTGTTTAATTAGTAGCAAATGATCATATGTTAAAGCATATTTGGGTGTGCCGACACTttttcttaacaagtgaaataCGTACTTATTTGTGTCAATCCTCAATGTGAGCACACATGTATAAGACCATTGAAGAACCACTTCACTAAAAATCGTAAGACATTCTTGACCTATTTCCCCCTCTTATTCTATTTCCCCCTCTTATTGGATTTGACATGGTTAGATGCACCTAGATAGTACTGGTTGCAGTAGCTAAAACCGAGGAAGAAAATTGAAGCGTACACAGCTAAATATATGTGGAATCAAATTAGTGTAAAATTACTAATGAAGGTACTTTATAGTGATTGCCCACCTTCAAATATAATTCGTAACTAATGCCTTGTATATCTATGGTCTAATCGACCAAAGTTACATTATTAACTATACACATGCAGTAGTTGACAACCCTAGAAagtcaaaaccaaaataaaatagagaattatATCCTTGTGACATGAAGCGGTAGAATACCTGGTGTGCCCGTATACTCGACAGTGACGCACGATACGCAACTAGCACATGTGTCGCATGCTCTGTCGTGCTCTTCGGCCCCTTCCATCTAGTAAACATATAATTTCAAACAATGCTCATTAGTTATCATGCAAATAATATATTCCAAATAATTATCATGCAAATATTCATGCCACTGTAGTACATTTTCAGTGTACTTGGGTTGGCTattctttaataaaaagttctaacgttatatatcaaaaaaataaaaaataaaaaatatcatgctaACTTTGGAACTTTTCTTCTCTAGAATGAAAGACAGAAAAAGAGTGGCTCCTTTTTTCAATCTTGGATTCCCATTGGGTGCACCTATAACTTACcagtttaaaaaaatacaaataaaaacaagtcAAAATCAATGAGGGACAAAACAGTTTTCTAAGAAAGACTTATTGAAAGTCCCAGATTGAAATGAAAGGGGATACTATACTTCCTCCTCAATAAATACCTCTCCATCAAGAATTTCAAACATGAATACATTGTTTAGTTTTTGCAAGGGCCTGACATTCTTTAGTTTTTAATGTTGGGCTAGCTTATGTGTAAACCTAACATATAAgggttattatatatatatatatatatatatttgttttcattagattgttacttatcaaaaaaataatatacaaggttttcttttgtaagagaataaaaaaatttagtaattaaaaaaggggccaaaactaatcaaactgctcaaaaccaaaactaatCAACTCGTCACACTGGCCGCAAAGATGTCTCAAAAATTTAAGCTCCTTCAACTTTGCAATGTTGGATAAGTGAATATGGTGTTTTACTCAGGGAAATGACCAATTGTGGAGATGCCTTCTGAGAATTAAATATGAGCAAGATTCCCAGTGGACTACAGACGGAGTAGAATTTCCACACGGAGTGGGACTGTGGAAAGGAATAAGAGCAGGTTTTGGGAGTCCTATAAAtttattagatttaaaattggGGATGGCATGAGGGTGAGGGTATATGGCTTGATGCATGGTGTGGGAACAAGTCTTTTAATTGGTTAGCTTACGTTAGTTTATGATCCTTTCCAAATTGCAGCTAACAAACATGCTAGGGTTAGTGATTATTTGGATGTTAGGGGTAAAGTAGTGCATTAGTACCCTATCTATGTTAGGCAATTGCAGGATTGGGAATTATTGTCTCCCTGCCCTGTTTGATTTACTGTATTCTCAATGGGTTCAGCTTTGGACAGAAGACAGCATATTGGAAACTAGATAGAAATGGTGACTAACTCCATGTGAatgtattttcaatttcttgaattttctttaccCTTTTCGTTTGTAACATTTTCATTCGACAATGGAACCCCACAATCACAAAACCAACTTGTGATTAGGGAATATGGGTCGTTCACGGTGGTGGATAAAGTTgggatttggataatttggttggGGTTGGTCTGGTATTTGTCCTTCACCGGGTAGTAGAGCAATTATAGAAATTGTGGATCATTATAGAGAAATTGGAGAAATTGTCAtattgaataatattttatattatttattgacaaaatataaattctccAATGACATAACCGTACATAATTTCATTTAGTATAATTACTTTCTAGTAAGTGTTTTAGCATGAtaccaaaatttatttctcaaaagaatgtagtcaaaaaaatttatttggacTGAATTCATTCTACCAAAGTTTAAAATCTATTTGCAGTTGTCTCCTCAAATGCTGCATTAGAAGCTACAAAAGGCAGATTGAACCTATGGCATTAGTAAGCATCTCATGACCATGGACCCTTTTAGGACAAGAGGCCAGTCCCTAAGCTAATAGAGGcaattttgatttgaaacaGGCCTATAGCTTCATTAACATATCAAAGTTACCatcaaccccaaaaaaatccaAGACTCTCAAACTTACCAGAACT of Quercus lobata isolate SW786 chromosome 8, ValleyOak3.0 Primary Assembly, whole genome shotgun sequence contains these proteins:
- the LOC115956325 gene encoding uncharacterized protein LOC115956325, whose protein sequence is MQGIGVEGEADWRSSNVGAAVGVFEVPTDMPCYEVATIASGGRSLCQSMEGAEEHDRACDTCASCVSCVTVEYTGTPGCLGALQRCPRVVAPILHCRPTNMEGRCAIDLFLDSRGSSSRTCLSSIRDEASATGYCRYIRSSPQNLPPR